From a region of the Gemmatimonadales bacterium genome:
- a CDS encoding DASS family sodium-coupled anion symporter, with translation MPAPTTSKLEAAGLLLGPALFLAVLLLPPAAGMSLPAQRVAALTCWMATWWLSTPVPLEATALLPLVCLPALGVSGFDRAAGPYANPVIFLFMGGFFIAAAMERWNLHQRVAYGILRLVGTDERRVVLAFMLATAFISMWISNTATSVMMMPMAIAVLALAKAEDPGGPGSPAHRHGAFGTALVLGIAYSASIGGMATLIGTPPNAIFAAAAKQLYGTTIGFGEWMRVGLPIALVMLPACWWLLAVRLFPCRGPIHGLGARLDAERAGLGPLRGGERFTLIVFVTAVAAWVLRDPKVIGAVTIPGIATFAPAITDSVIAIGAALVLFIVPFAWSPRGFALDWPTASRAPWGMLLLFGGGLSLAEAFQSSGLSEWIGALLSGMAGQPKVIVVAVVATVFVALSELASNAAVAAMAMPLLSGIAPAVGQPPLLLMQVAALASSISFLLPVSTPPNTVAFATGEVSVRQMAKAGIWLDIMSIVLLTVVGTWLI, from the coding sequence GTGCCCGCCCCGACGACGTCCAAACTCGAAGCAGCGGGTCTCCTCCTCGGTCCCGCGCTCTTTCTCGCGGTCCTGCTCCTGCCTCCGGCCGCCGGGATGAGCCTGCCCGCGCAGCGGGTCGCGGCCCTGACCTGTTGGATGGCCACTTGGTGGCTCTCGACCCCCGTCCCGCTCGAGGCCACCGCCCTCCTCCCGCTGGTCTGCCTGCCGGCGCTCGGCGTGTCAGGCTTCGACCGTGCGGCCGGCCCCTACGCCAACCCCGTCATCTTCCTGTTCATGGGCGGTTTCTTCATCGCCGCGGCGATGGAGCGATGGAACCTGCACCAGCGGGTCGCCTACGGGATCCTGCGCCTGGTCGGCACCGACGAGCGCCGCGTGGTACTCGCGTTCATGCTGGCGACCGCCTTCATAAGCATGTGGATCTCCAACACCGCGACGTCGGTCATGATGATGCCGATGGCTATCGCGGTGCTGGCGCTCGCCAAGGCGGAGGACCCCGGCGGCCCCGGCTCTCCGGCCCACCGGCATGGCGCCTTCGGAACCGCGCTCGTCCTGGGGATCGCTTACTCCGCATCCATCGGCGGAATGGCGACGCTCATCGGCACGCCGCCCAACGCGATATTCGCCGCCGCGGCCAAGCAACTCTACGGGACCACCATCGGCTTTGGGGAGTGGATGCGAGTGGGGCTGCCGATCGCCCTGGTGATGCTGCCGGCGTGCTGGTGGCTTCTGGCCGTGCGCCTGTTCCCCTGCCGGGGGCCCATCCACGGCCTGGGCGCGCGGCTGGATGCCGAGCGCGCCGGCCTGGGTCCGCTCCGCGGTGGAGAGCGGTTCACGCTCATCGTCTTCGTGACGGCCGTTGCCGCCTGGGTCCTTCGAGACCCCAAGGTGATCGGCGCGGTGACGATCCCCGGCATCGCGACCTTCGCCCCGGCGATCACCGACTCGGTGATCGCGATCGGCGCGGCGCTGGTGCTCTTCATCGTGCCCTTCGCCTGGTCGCCCCGCGGCTTCGCGCTCGACTGGCCGACCGCCTCGCGCGCCCCGTGGGGGATGCTACTTCTCTTCGGCGGCGGCCTCTCGCTCGCCGAAGCGTTCCAGTCGAGCGGCCTGTCGGAGTGGATCGGCGCGCTGCTCAGCGGGATGGCGGGCCAACCCAAGGTCATCGTCGTGGCGGTCGTGGCGACGGTGTTCGTCGCCCTCTCGGAGCTGGCGAGCAACGCGGCGGTCGCGGCGATGGCGATGCCGCTGTTGTCGGGGATCGCCCCGGCCGTCGGCCAGCCGCCGCTCCTGCTGATGCAGGTCGCGGCCCTCGCATCGTCCATCTCGTTCCTGCTCCCCGTCTCCACGCCCCCGAACACCGTCGCTTTCGCGACCGGCGAGGTCAGCGTGCGTCAGATGGCGAAGGCGGGCATCTGGCTCGACATCATGTCGATCGTGCTGCTGACAGTCGTCGGAACGTGGTTGATATAG
- a CDS encoding tetratricopeptide repeat protein has protein sequence MTRYSLRLALAATAFFGRPGIAQNVEYTSPAGVRYYAQRDTGAVARAESLLALAPGDVGRIIELGIAQSGVRQYREAIATYTRGLAIEPNNPLLYRYRGHRYISVREFDSAIADLTRGNRLDTTNYDIWYHLGVVQFVRGQFGSAADAFAHAQRLAPNDNELAGSTDWLWMALRRAGRAADAQAALAPISDSMRITSATAYFQRLKLYRGLIGPEQVFTAADTADIAVATLAYGVGNWYLVNGDTARARDWFQRSIASGGWPAFGFIASEVELRRLR, from the coding sequence ATGACACGGTATTCGCTGCGACTCGCATTGGCCGCAACGGCGTTCTTCGGCCGTCCCGGCATCGCCCAGAACGTTGAATACACCTCTCCCGCGGGCGTCCGCTACTACGCGCAACGCGACACCGGCGCCGTCGCGCGGGCCGAGAGCCTGCTCGCGCTCGCCCCGGGCGACGTAGGACGGATCATCGAGCTGGGGATCGCACAGTCCGGGGTGCGGCAATACCGCGAGGCGATCGCGACGTACACGCGCGGCCTCGCTATCGAGCCGAACAATCCCCTGCTCTATCGCTACCGGGGCCACCGTTACATCTCGGTGCGTGAGTTCGACAGCGCGATTGCGGACCTGACCCGCGGCAACCGGCTAGACACGACCAACTACGACATCTGGTACCACCTCGGGGTCGTGCAGTTCGTGAGGGGGCAGTTCGGGTCCGCCGCAGACGCATTCGCGCACGCGCAGCGGCTCGCGCCTAATGACAACGAGCTGGCTGGCTCCACGGATTGGCTCTGGATGGCGCTCCGACGGGCAGGCCGCGCCGCCGACGCCCAGGCGGCGCTCGCGCCCATCAGCGACTCCATGCGGATCACCAGCGCGACGGCCTACTTCCAGCGGCTCAAGCTCTATCGCGGGCTGATAGGTCCCGAGCAGGTCTTCACGGCCGCCGATACCGCGGACATCGCGGTCGCGACGCTCGCCTACGGCGTAGGCAACTGGTACCTGGTGAACGGGGACACGGCGCGGGCGCGCGATTGGTTCCAACGCTCGATCGCCAGCGGCGGCTGGCCGGCCTTCGGGTTCATTGCGTCGGAAGTGGAGTTGAGACGGTTGCGCTAG
- the acnA gene encoding aconitate hydratase AcnA: MTENSFGSRATLRVGDRSYVIHRLDALEKSGLAVSRLPFSLRVLLENLLRTEDGSAVTRDDIEALARWDPKAAPSHEIAFMPARVLMQDFTGVPAIVDLAAMRDAMKRLGGDPKKINPLLPAELVIDHSVQVDAFGTREAFAENAVLEFERNQERYAFLRWGQTAFQNFRVVPPDTGIVHQVNLEFLARVVFTTEGDAPQAYPDSLVGTDSHTTLINGLGVLGWGVGGIEAEAAMLGQPMSMLIPQVVGFRLSGQLPEGATATDLVLTVTEMLRKKGVVGKFVEFYGPGLPTLPIADRATIANMAPEYGATCGFFPVDDESLRYLRFSGRPEWRVALIEAYLKEQGLFHTATSPEPGFSDTLALDLSAVEPSVAGPKRPQDRVALSRVKQAFLDALPGLTSPTSPIAPPSGVRNHWEDEGGAMVGGSGEGGGVAAPPRRTHVRVALEGVETELRHGSIVIAAITSCTNTSNPSVMVAAGLVAKKAVEHGLATKPWVKTSLAPGSKVVSDYLGHAGLTTYLEQLRFHLVGYGCTTCIGNSGPLPEPVSAAIREGELVVASVLSGNRNFEGRVQSEVRANYLMSPPLVVAYALAGRMDINLLEEPLGTGQDGKPVFLKDIWPSTREVAETVGRSVRSEMFTKSYANVFDGDEHWNSLAVPKGDLYAWDEASTYIKRAPYFDDMPRTPRGVGDVTGARVLAVLGDSITTDHISPAGAIKQDGPAGKYLMSRGVQPRDFNSYGSRRGHDEVMVRGTFANPRIKNRLAPGTEGGVTRHLPDGEPMSIYDAAAKYQAERVPLVVLAGKEYGAGSSRDWAAKGPRLQGIRVVIAESYERIHRSNLVGMGLLPLQFRGGESALLLGLTGEEVYDVAGVAAALDGAKEVTVRARGAGGSVKEFRATVRIDTPQEVLYYRHGGILEYVLRQLAGI, from the coding sequence ATGACGGAGAATTCCTTTGGCAGTCGCGCCACCCTCCGGGTCGGCGACCGCAGCTACGTCATCCACCGGCTCGACGCGCTCGAGAAGTCCGGCCTCGCGGTGTCGCGTCTCCCGTTCTCGCTTCGCGTCCTCCTCGAGAACCTGCTCCGCACCGAGGACGGCAGCGCGGTGACGCGTGACGACATCGAGGCCCTGGCGCGCTGGGACCCGAAGGCGGCGCCGTCGCACGAGATCGCGTTCATGCCGGCCCGCGTCCTGATGCAGGATTTCACCGGCGTCCCCGCCATCGTTGACCTCGCGGCGATGCGCGATGCCATGAAGCGCTTGGGCGGCGATCCGAAGAAGATCAACCCGCTACTCCCCGCCGAGCTGGTCATCGACCACTCGGTTCAGGTGGACGCGTTCGGCACCCGCGAGGCGTTCGCCGAGAACGCGGTGCTGGAGTTCGAGCGGAACCAGGAGCGGTACGCATTCCTCCGGTGGGGCCAGACCGCGTTCCAGAACTTCCGCGTCGTCCCGCCCGATACCGGCATCGTGCACCAAGTGAACCTGGAGTTCCTCGCGCGCGTCGTGTTCACGACCGAGGGTGACGCCCCGCAGGCGTATCCCGACTCGCTGGTCGGCACCGACTCGCACACCACGCTGATCAACGGCCTCGGCGTGCTGGGCTGGGGCGTCGGCGGGATCGAGGCCGAAGCCGCGATGCTCGGCCAGCCGATGTCCATGCTCATCCCGCAGGTCGTCGGCTTCAGGCTGAGCGGCCAGCTCCCGGAAGGAGCGACCGCGACCGACCTCGTGCTCACCGTGACCGAGATGCTCAGGAAGAAGGGCGTGGTCGGGAAGTTCGTCGAGTTCTACGGCCCCGGGCTCCCCACGCTCCCCATCGCCGACCGCGCGACCATCGCGAACATGGCGCCGGAATACGGCGCGACCTGCGGATTCTTCCCGGTGGACGATGAGTCGCTCCGTTACCTGCGGTTCAGCGGCCGGCCCGAATGGCGCGTGGCGCTTATCGAGGCCTACCTGAAGGAGCAGGGCCTCTTCCATACGGCCACGTCACCGGAGCCGGGGTTCAGCGACACGCTCGCGCTCGATCTCAGCGCGGTCGAGCCCAGCGTGGCCGGGCCGAAGCGCCCGCAGGACCGCGTCGCGCTGAGCCGCGTGAAGCAGGCGTTCCTCGACGCGCTGCCCGGCCTCACTTCTCCCACTTCACCCATCGCGCCGCCGTCCGGCGTGCGCAACCACTGGGAGGATGAAGGCGGCGCTATGGTCGGCGGCAGCGGGGAAGGGGGCGGCGTCGCCGCGCCGCCGCGCCGAACTCACGTCAGGGTGGCGCTCGAGGGAGTGGAGACCGAGTTGCGTCACGGCTCGATCGTCATCGCGGCAATCACGAGCTGCACCAACACGTCGAACCCCTCGGTGATGGTCGCCGCCGGCCTGGTGGCGAAAAAGGCCGTCGAGCACGGCCTCGCCACGAAACCGTGGGTGAAGACGAGCCTCGCGCCGGGTTCCAAAGTGGTGAGCGATTACCTCGGGCACGCCGGGCTCACGACCTACCTGGAGCAGCTCCGGTTCCATCTCGTGGGTTACGGCTGCACCACCTGCATCGGCAACAGCGGCCCGCTGCCCGAGCCGGTGTCCGCGGCCATCAGGGAAGGGGAGCTGGTCGTCGCGTCGGTGCTGTCGGGCAACCGGAACTTCGAGGGCCGCGTCCAGAGCGAGGTGCGCGCCAACTACCTGATGTCGCCGCCGCTGGTCGTCGCGTACGCGCTCGCCGGCCGCATGGACATCAACCTCCTCGAGGAGCCGCTCGGCACCGGCCAGGACGGGAAGCCGGTCTTCCTCAAGGACATCTGGCCGTCTACGCGAGAAGTCGCGGAGACGGTCGGGCGCTCGGTGCGTTCGGAGATGTTCACGAAGAGTTACGCCAACGTCTTCGACGGCGACGAGCACTGGAACTCGCTCGCCGTGCCCAAGGGCGACCTCTACGCGTGGGACGAGGCGTCCACGTACATCAAGCGCGCTCCCTACTTCGACGACATGCCGCGCACCCCGCGCGGCGTGGGCGACGTCACCGGCGCCCGCGTGCTGGCTGTCCTGGGCGACAGCATCACGACCGACCACATCTCGCCGGCGGGCGCGATCAAGCAGGACGGTCCGGCGGGGAAGTACCTGATGTCGAGGGGCGTCCAGCCCAGGGACTTCAACTCCTACGGCTCACGCCGCGGGCACGACGAGGTGATGGTCCGCGGCACCTTCGCCAACCCGCGCATCAAGAACCGGCTCGCCCCCGGCACCGAGGGCGGCGTCACTCGCCACCTGCCCGACGGCGAGCCGATGTCCATCTACGACGCCGCGGCGAAGTACCAGGCCGAGCGCGTGCCGCTCGTGGTGCTCGCGGGGAAGGAGTACGGCGCCGGCAGCTCGCGCGACTGGGCGGCGAAGGGGCCGCGTCTCCAGGGCATCCGCGTCGTCATCGCCGAGAGCTACGAGCGCATCCATCGGAGCAACCTCGTCGGCATGGGACTCCTGCCGCTCCAGTTCCGAGGGGGGGAGAGTGCCCTGTTGCTCGGCCTCACGGGCGAGGAGGTGTACGACGTGGCCGGCGTGGCGGCGGCGCTCGACGGCGCGAAGGAAGTGACGGTTCGGGCTCGGGGCGCTGGAGGGTCGGTGAAGGAATTCCGGGCGACGGTGCGCATCGACACGCCGCAGGAAGTGCTTTACTACCGGCACGGCGGGATCCTGGAGTACGTGTTGAGACAACTGGCCGGAATCTGA